A section of the Pirellulales bacterium genome encodes:
- the rbfA gene encoding 30S ribosome-binding factor RbfA: protein MGPVFDSFLRYALTNSCNMASHRLAKAAEAVREVVSMAILADLKDPRIQDVTVTRVEMSPDMRHAKVHVSVMGNETKQKLSLAGLKSAAGFLQSKVAKRIDTRYTPRLEFVLDMGVKKSIQIAEILHRVLPPAPADEAGLSPEAQADGGDAVDDDVLGKQE from the coding sequence ATGGGCCCCGTTTTCGACAGCTTTCTTCGTTACGCCCTCACAAACAGTTGCAACATGGCGTCACATCGACTTGCGAAAGCTGCGGAAGCCGTACGGGAGGTCGTCAGCATGGCGATTCTCGCCGACCTGAAAGATCCGCGCATCCAAGACGTGACCGTCACCCGCGTCGAGATGAGCCCCGACATGCGCCATGCCAAGGTGCATGTGTCGGTGATGGGCAACGAGACGAAGCAGAAGCTGAGCCTGGCCGGGCTGAAAAGCGCGGCCGGATTTCTGCAATCGAAGGTAGCGAAAAGAATTGATACTCGTTACACTCCCAGACTTGAATTCGTGCTCGATATGGGCGTCAAGAAGTCGATCCAGATCGCGGAGATTCTGCATCGCGTGTTGCCGCCGGCGCCGGCCGACGAGGCCGGGCTGTCGCCCGAGGCGCAGGCGGACGGCGGCGATGCGGTCGATGACGATGTCCTTGGCAAACAGGAATAA
- a CDS encoding GTPase, giving the protein MLTPPGRGAVATVAVSGSGAAEAVGRLFASASGRRLTTVAIGEVVYGRFEPCGEEVVVCRRADAIEIHCHGGQAAASALLESLAQLGCQLISWRDWIRDRTPDDIAVAAAEALASAPTLRTASILLDQYHGALQRELDECVELLQAASDVAAGLAEERLKALSRRCQTGRHLNEPFRVVIAGRPNVGKSSLVNALVGYRRSIVYDQPGTTRDVVTVRTAIAGWPVELSDTAGLRHAGDALEAAGVELALAGLSAADLRVLVFDAGQPWTDDDAALVERWPDGLLVHSKCDVASPSADRPGGIKTSAVTGIGIAKLVQALGDALVPEPPPAGAGVPFTPAQERRIEAAFEALTAGDRARAADLLKL; this is encoded by the coding sequence GTGCTGACGCCGCCCGGCCGCGGAGCGGTGGCCACTGTGGCGGTCTCCGGCAGCGGCGCCGCGGAGGCCGTCGGACGGCTGTTCGCGAGCGCATCGGGCCGCCGACTGACAACGGTTGCCATCGGTGAGGTCGTCTATGGCCGCTTTGAGCCATGCGGTGAAGAAGTGGTCGTCTGCCGCCGTGCCGACGCGATCGAAATCCATTGCCATGGCGGGCAGGCGGCCGCATCGGCCCTGCTTGAGTCGCTGGCCCAACTTGGTTGCCAGTTGATTTCGTGGCGAGATTGGATTCGCGATCGCACCCCCGATGACATTGCTGTCGCCGCCGCCGAGGCGCTCGCCTCCGCACCCACGCTTCGCACCGCGAGTATTTTGCTCGACCAATATCACGGAGCGCTCCAACGCGAATTGGACGAGTGCGTCGAGCTGCTTCAAGCGGCATCGGACGTGGCAGCGGGCCTCGCCGAAGAACGCTTGAAAGCCCTTTCGCGGCGCTGTCAGACCGGACGGCACCTGAATGAACCTTTTCGCGTGGTGATCGCGGGCAGACCCAACGTGGGCAAAAGCAGCCTGGTGAACGCGCTGGTCGGTTATCGGCGCTCGATCGTCTACGACCAGCCGGGCACGACGCGCGACGTGGTGACCGTGCGCACGGCCATCGCCGGTTGGCCGGTGGAACTTTCCGACACGGCCGGCCTGCGCCATGCCGGCGACGCGCTGGAGGCCGCGGGCGTCGAGTTGGCTCTGGCCGGCCTGTCGGCGGCCGATCTGCGCGTGCTGGTGTTCGACGCCGGCCAGCCCTGGACCGACGACGACGCGGCATTGGTCGAGCGTTGGCCCGACGGATTGCTGGTCCACAGCAAGTGCGACGTCGCGTCGCCGTCGGCAGATCGGCCTGGCGGCATCAAGACGAGCGCGGTCACGGGCATCGGCATCGCGAAATTGGTGCAAGCGTTGGGCGACGCGCTGGTGCCCGAACCGCCGCCGGCGGGCGCGGGCGTTCCTTTTACGCCGGCCCAAGAGCGCCGGATCGAGGCCGCGTTCGAGGCCTTGACGGCGGGCGATCGAGCCAGGGCGGCCGATCTGCTGAAGCTCTGA
- a CDS encoding GNAT family N-acetyltransferase, whose protein sequence is MEVECITGWDELAGLAPYWTALARGVPFRSWSWLGAWWRLYGHADDHGGPRRLFALAVYDRDQTLVGLAPWCLDSSARQGNVVRFLGSGNVCSDYLSILSLPDHEAEVADALADWLCQEPCAENPPWNVLMLSGVDAGDRVTCRFIEQMIARGSLAWSQPGPNCWRIDLPPSWDDYLASLSKSHRKQVRRLERRLFATGRAVVRIGSDPADLDRGLATLGELHQRRRGGLGQRGRFADDRFADFHQQVARQLLADRLLRLAQVDLDGRPVAAEYQVLGQDVVYAYQSGIDPAALDFEPGRLAMIATLRMAIEQGYRAFDLLRGDEPYKAHWRAHPRPSLQVSLWSTRAADRFRGGAWRAGLQVRHWLRAGWKRAAALAQVV, encoded by the coding sequence ATGGAGGTCGAGTGCATCACCGGCTGGGACGAGCTAGCCGGGCTGGCGCCCTATTGGACTGCGCTGGCCCGCGGCGTGCCGTTTCGGTCGTGGAGCTGGCTGGGCGCCTGGTGGCGGCTCTACGGTCATGCCGACGACCACGGCGGCCCCCGGCGGCTCTTCGCGCTGGCGGTCTACGATCGCGACCAGACGCTCGTCGGTTTGGCCCCGTGGTGTCTTGATTCGTCGGCCAGGCAGGGCAACGTCGTCCGCTTCCTCGGTTCGGGCAACGTGTGCAGCGACTATCTTTCGATTCTCTCCCTGCCCGATCATGAAGCGGAAGTGGCCGACGCCCTGGCCGATTGGCTGTGCCAAGAGCCGTGTGCCGAGAACCCGCCGTGGAACGTGCTGATGTTGAGTGGCGTCGATGCCGGCGACCGCGTCACCTGTCGCTTCATCGAGCAGATGATCGCCCGCGGCTCGCTGGCCTGGTCGCAGCCAGGACCGAACTGCTGGCGGATCGACTTGCCGCCGAGTTGGGACGACTATCTGGCTTCGCTCTCGAAGTCGCACCGCAAACAAGTGCGGCGGCTCGAGCGGCGGCTGTTCGCTACCGGCCGCGCGGTGGTGCGGATCGGCAGCGACCCGGCCGATCTCGATCGCGGCCTGGCGACGCTCGGCGAACTGCACCAACGCCGTCGCGGAGGACTGGGTCAAAGAGGACGCTTTGCCGACGACCGCTTCGCCGACTTTCACCAGCAGGTGGCGCGGCAGCTTCTGGCCGATCGCCTGCTGCGCCTGGCACAGGTCGACCTGGACGGCCGGCCGGTGGCCGCCGAATACCAGGTGCTCGGCCAAGACGTGGTCTACGCCTACCAGTCGGGCATCGACCCCGCGGCGCTCGATTTCGAGCCGGGCCGCCTGGCGATGATCGCCACGTTGCGGATGGCGATCGAGCAAGGCTATCGGGCCTTCGATCTGTTGCGCGGCGACGAACCTTACAAGGCCCATTGGCGGGCACATCCGCGGCCCAGCCTGCAGGTGAGCCTCTGGTCGACCCGCGCGGCCGACCGGTTTCGCGGCGGCGCGTGGCGCGCCGGCCTGCAGGTGCGCCACTGGCTCCGCGCCGGTTGGAAGCGGGCCGCCGCGCTGGCCCAAGTCGTTTAA
- a CDS encoding glycosyltransferase — protein sequence MQRSLPESPSVPAPRCSVLMPVYNAERYVAQAVESILGQTFRDFELVIVDDGSTDRSREMLHYFAAGDPRIRLVSRANTGYLRALNEGLALCQGEYVARMDADDIALPERLQRQIAFLDRHPECLMVGSALLRIDADGDVLCEEPLPVVHDEIESRLWSGQGAIGHPAALVRRQSLVDVGGYREEYYGAEDHDLWLRLAERGRLANLAEPLLMCRIHTGNFTFVNAERGQAAARAAVVDASRRRGWPQPSFGALAAPQSAAERQRAWARSALYAGHYRTARKHALAAWRQRPGQIDSWVLLAHAVLGRWARPLRSMYRRLR from the coding sequence ATGCAACGGTCCCTTCCGGAAAGCCCTTCCGTCCCGGCCCCACGCTGCTCGGTGCTGATGCCGGTTTACAATGCCGAACGGTACGTTGCGCAGGCGGTCGAGAGCATCCTGGGCCAAACGTTCCGTGACTTCGAGTTGGTGATCGTCGACGACGGCTCGACGGACCGCTCGCGAGAGATGCTGCACTACTTTGCGGCGGGCGATCCTCGCATTCGGCTCGTCAGCCGCGCGAACACCGGCTATTTGCGGGCCCTCAATGAAGGTCTGGCCCTGTGCCAGGGCGAATACGTGGCCCGCATGGACGCCGACGACATCGCCTTGCCCGAACGACTTCAGCGGCAGATCGCGTTTCTCGATAGGCATCCGGAGTGCCTGATGGTCGGTTCGGCCCTGTTGCGGATCGACGCCGACGGCGACGTGCTCTGCGAGGAGCCTTTGCCTGTGGTCCACGACGAAATCGAATCGCGATTGTGGAGCGGGCAAGGGGCGATCGGCCATCCGGCCGCCCTGGTGCGGCGGCAATCGCTGGTCGACGTCGGCGGCTACCGTGAGGAATACTATGGGGCCGAAGACCACGACCTGTGGCTGCGATTGGCCGAGCGCGGAAGGCTGGCAAACCTGGCCGAACCGCTGTTGATGTGCCGCATTCACACGGGCAACTTCACCTTTGTGAACGCCGAGCGTGGCCAGGCCGCGGCGCGTGCGGCGGTGGTCGATGCCAGCCGTCGGCGCGGCTGGCCCCAGCCCAGCTTTGGCGCGCTAGCCGCGCCGCAGTCGGCGGCCGAGCGTCAACGGGCATGGGCCCGCAGCGCGCTTTACGCCGGCCATTATCGCACCGCCCGCAAGCACGCTCTTGCCGCCTGGCGGCAGCGCCCTGGGCAAATCGACTCCTGGGTTCTGCTCGCCCACGCGGTTCTCGGCCGCTGGGCCAGGCCGCTCCGTTCGATGTACCGCCGCTTGCGGTGA
- a CDS encoding ABC transporter ATP-binding protein, which translates to MAGIVLEGLSKRYPGGIVACDSLDLEVYHGELLALLGPSGSGKSTLLRLVAGLERPTDGTIRIGTRAVNDVAARDRDVAMVFQSHALYPHWTVYKNLSFGLKSFSRKEIDDRVRQTAAKLGIESLLDRKPGELSGGEGQRVALGRAMIRRPAVFLFDEPLSNLDAPLRLDLRRQIKQLHAELGATMLYVTHDQSEALALGNRVAVIRRGKIEQVGQPQEVYDWPANRFVAGFVGNTPMNFFDARPAGQGADGSSFRLSGGGWSMEVDRHWWRGSETGGPCQVGLRPEDVHLVGPAIPYRSSLSPQPSPSETALSDDSVAVPACVEMVESQGDGCLISISPGPSATQSPNSASPNWTGAVLCRCRDCSGLKPGEQVIALLDMRRAHWFDGQSGRNLCPPGVR; encoded by the coding sequence ATGGCTGGCATCGTGCTCGAAGGGCTGTCTAAACGCTATCCCGGCGGCATTGTTGCCTGCGACAGCCTCGATTTGGAAGTGTACCACGGCGAGCTGCTGGCCCTGTTGGGACCGAGCGGTTCCGGCAAGAGCACGCTTTTGCGATTGGTGGCCGGACTCGAGCGGCCGACCGACGGCACCATCCGCATCGGCACACGCGCGGTCAACGACGTCGCGGCCCGAGATCGTGACGTGGCGATGGTCTTTCAAAGCCACGCCCTCTATCCGCACTGGACAGTTTACAAGAACCTTTCGTTCGGCCTCAAGTCTTTCAGCCGCAAGGAAATCGACGATCGGGTAAGGCAAACCGCGGCCAAGCTCGGCATCGAGTCGTTGCTCGACCGCAAGCCCGGCGAACTTTCGGGCGGAGAAGGGCAGCGCGTGGCGCTGGGGCGGGCCATGATCCGCCGTCCGGCCGTATTTCTCTTCGACGAGCCGCTTTCGAACCTCGACGCTCCCTTACGTCTCGATCTGCGGCGGCAGATCAAGCAACTCCACGCCGAACTGGGCGCCACCATGCTCTACGTGACCCACGATCAGTCGGAGGCATTGGCGCTGGGCAACCGGGTGGCCGTCATCCGTCGGGGCAAAATCGAGCAAGTTGGCCAACCGCAGGAAGTTTACGACTGGCCGGCCAATCGTTTCGTGGCGGGCTTCGTGGGAAACACGCCGATGAATTTTTTCGATGCTCGACCGGCGGGCCAGGGGGCGGACGGCAGCTCATTTCGCCTGTCCGGCGGCGGTTGGTCGATGGAGGTCGACCGCCACTGGTGGCGGGGGAGTGAAACCGGCGGTCCCTGCCAGGTGGGGCTGCGGCCCGAAGACGTGCATCTTGTCGGCCCCGCCATCCCTTATCGCTCATCCCTCAGCCCGCAGCCATCCCCGAGCGAGACGGCACTTTCCGACGACTCTGTGGCCGTGCCGGCGTGCGTCGAGATGGTCGAAAGCCAAGGCGATGGTTGCCTGATCTCGATTTCGCCGGGTCCCTCGGCGACGCAATCGCCGAATTCGGCATCGCCTAATTGGACCGGCGCGGTATTATGTAGGTGTCGGGACTGCTCGGGGCTGAAACCAGGAGAGCAAGTTATCGCATTGTTGGACATGCGGCGGGCACATTGGTTCGACGGCCAGTCCGGTCGAAACCTGTGTCCGCCGGGGGTGAGATAG
- the nusA gene encoding transcription termination factor NusA: MNTSELLRIVDTIHRDKNIDKEIVFEAIEAALVSAAKKQYGEEQDCLVHIDRADGTISGTHNGVPLDAGETLGRIVAQTAKQVIIQKVREAERDALYDEYDKEKGQLVTGVVQRYEGGAATVALPNCEAILPRSEQIPGETHHANERVRATICEVRKAGSRVKVILSRTRPALVGRLFEQEIPEIADGVIEIRAMAREPGYRTKVAVSSTDQRVDCVGACVGVRGNRIKNIVDELAGERIDIVRWSDDMQVLIPNALQPAEVDEVILCSMLGRAIVLVREDQLSLAIGRRGQNVRLASKLCGWDIEIMTREELDEQIERAVGGFSALEGVDEGLAEKLVGEGFLSYDDLSVIEPDSLMEMGGLSLEQVDTIVAQAEAKALEAEAAASEERRRQREQERIDAATKELEAKEREEAELQAGAPPMPNGSEALAEVQEVHSEEGGQ; the protein is encoded by the coding sequence ATGAATACCAGCGAACTGCTCCGAATCGTCGACACGATTCACCGCGACAAGAACATCGACAAGGAAATCGTCTTCGAGGCGATCGAGGCGGCCTTGGTCTCGGCCGCCAAAAAACAATACGGTGAAGAACAGGACTGCCTGGTCCACATCGACCGCGCCGACGGAACCATCAGCGGCACGCACAACGGAGTGCCGCTCGACGCGGGCGAGACCCTGGGACGCATCGTGGCCCAAACCGCCAAGCAAGTCATCATCCAGAAGGTCCGCGAAGCCGAGCGCGACGCCCTGTACGACGAATACGACAAGGAAAAAGGCCAGCTCGTCACCGGAGTCGTGCAGCGGTATGAAGGCGGCGCCGCCACCGTGGCGCTGCCGAATTGCGAGGCCATCCTTCCCCGCAGCGAGCAGATTCCGGGCGAGACGCATCACGCCAACGAACGCGTGCGGGCCACGATTTGCGAAGTGCGCAAGGCCGGCAGCCGGGTCAAGGTCATTCTCAGCCGCACCCGGCCGGCGCTGGTCGGCCGGTTGTTCGAGCAGGAAATCCCGGAGATTGCCGACGGCGTCATCGAGATCAGGGCTATGGCACGCGAGCCGGGCTATCGCACGAAAGTGGCCGTGAGCAGCACCGATCAGCGGGTCGATTGCGTCGGCGCGTGCGTCGGCGTGCGCGGCAACCGCATCAAGAACATCGTCGATGAATTGGCGGGCGAGCGGATCGACATTGTCCGCTGGAGCGACGACATGCAGGTGTTGATTCCCAACGCCCTGCAGCCCGCCGAGGTCGATGAGGTCATTTTGTGCTCGATGCTGGGTCGGGCCATCGTGCTGGTGCGCGAAGACCAGTTGTCGCTGGCCATCGGCCGCCGCGGGCAAAACGTGCGGCTGGCCAGCAAGCTCTGCGGCTGGGATATCGAGATCATGACCCGCGAAGAGCTCGACGAGCAGATTGAACGGGCGGTCGGCGGGTTCAGCGCCCTGGAAGGCGTCGACGAAGGTCTGGCGGAAAAGCTGGTCGGCGAAGGCTTTTTGTCCTACGATGATCTGTCGGTGATCGAGCCCGACTCGCTGATGGAGATGGGCGGGCTGTCGCTGGAGCAGGTCGATACGATTGTGGCCCAGGCCGAAGCGAAAGCGCTTGAGGCCGAGGCCGCGGCCAGCGAAGAGCGTCGCCGCCAGCGCGAGCAGGAACGGATCGACGCCGCCACCAAGGAGCTTGAGGCGAAAGAGAGGGAGGAGGCCGAGTTGCAAGCCGGCGCCCCACCGATGCCAAACGGCTCCGAGGCACTGGCCGAGGTCCAGGAAGTGCATTCCGAAGAAGGTGGGCAGTAG
- a CDS encoding radical SAM protein yields the protein MLPLVSNSSTPLFRDHSRHFANNRFAYPVVSRRSGGISVGVNLNPDKVCNFDCIYCQVNRVDQSETRFVEQAEMLAELDAMLRLVTSGELFTDDKFAGTPPRLRRLNDIAFSGDGEPTTYRNFDEIIEACAEVKRRHGLGDVKMVLITNASMFHRPAVERGLAILDANQGEIWAKLEAGSEAYYRLVERTTIPFERILANITAAARLRPLVIQALFMRIRGDAPSGQEQSAFCDRLNEIVAAGGKLKLVQIYTVARPPAESFVTPLSASELDALAALVHTRTGLPTAVF from the coding sequence ATGCTGCCGCTTGTTTCCAATTCTTCGACGCCTCTGTTCCGCGATCACTCGCGGCACTTCGCGAACAACCGTTTCGCCTACCCCGTCGTCAGCCGGCGGTCGGGCGGAATCTCCGTGGGCGTCAATCTGAACCCCGACAAAGTCTGCAACTTCGACTGCATCTATTGCCAGGTGAACCGGGTCGATCAAAGCGAGACGCGGTTCGTGGAGCAGGCGGAAATGCTGGCCGAGCTTGATGCGATGCTGAGGCTCGTCACGTCGGGCGAGTTATTCACCGACGACAAATTCGCGGGCACGCCCCCGCGACTGCGGCGTTTGAACGACATCGCCTTCAGCGGCGACGGCGAGCCGACGACCTATCGCAACTTCGACGAAATCATCGAGGCCTGCGCCGAGGTGAAGCGGCGGCACGGACTGGGCGACGTCAAAATGGTGCTGATCACCAACGCCAGCATGTTCCATCGGCCGGCGGTCGAGCGGGGGCTGGCCATTCTCGACGCCAATCAAGGCGAGATTTGGGCAAAGCTCGAAGCCGGCAGCGAGGCCTATTATCGACTCGTCGAGCGGACCACGATTCCCTTCGAGCGTATTTTGGCGAACATCACAGCCGCCGCGCGCCTGCGGCCGCTGGTGATTCAGGCGCTCTTCATGCGGATTCGGGGCGACGCGCCGTCGGGCCAGGAGCAATCGGCCTTCTGCGACCGATTGAACGAAATCGTGGCGGCCGGCGGCAAGCTGAAGCTGGTGCAGATCTACACGGTGGCCCGTCCGCCCGCCGAAAGCTTTGTGACCCCGCTCTCGGCCTCGGAGTTGGACGCGCTGGCCGCCCTGGTCCACACTCGCACCGGGCTGCCAACCGCGGTTTTTTAA
- the infB gene encoding translation initiation factor IF-2, whose translation MSVRIYQLAKEFAIDSKECVEICAKAGVTGKGSALASLTDEEESTVRAYLAGGVGKSNGRKPVAAGSKGGTATLPPPATTAPVSREAYIPPGGTSGKPPVLPSKPAPAAKTERVDRPAAAEASKKPPEGPKAPVIRVAPLPTAQQPPPPVKPAEPAPQKPVIKLPADVRSGRAPLAQQVKVVAEQKLDTAPAGPAKKPGGARPAGPAAPPSAPGSLRPRRGAKPAAAEGGLAQMGTREERQRIRKRTAGDRPLRVGAGGVVEEERAFRRPRPRHKRPGISTAAPRKGHVVIQLPCTVRAFSAAIGVGVNMVLGKLLQLGIMSKITSELEAETVELLAGEFGAEVEVRKAYDIESQLISAIQAEQDSAEQLEPRAPVVTFLGHVDHGKTSLLDRIIGTNVAAGESGGITQHIRAYRIEREGRPIAFVDTPGHEAFTQMRARGANVTDIAVLVVAADDGVMPQTEEAISHARAANVPIVVALNKMDLPGINIDRIMQQLAVNELLPADWGGTTEVVKCSALTGQGVDDLLETLLTIAELHEYKANPHRHAYGTCLESEVSEERGVMAKMLVQNGTLRTGDVLVCGSAYGRVKAMYDTLDPRRTHETAPPSTPVNITGLDQAPGAGEHFYVIHEISDARHIAEQRLTQSRRLALSKQTAHVTLETLHERLGGEEVQMLNIILRADTQGSIEAIMKEFGKLQHPEVQLKILQKMVGGISEADVHLADASDAVIIGFNVVPDEGARSLADECGVQIRRYDIIYQVTDDIKKALEGMLKPEKRDVDLGRALVQRTFLISRLGTIAGCRVLSGTIERNSRVRVIRDSRVLGDYPLESLKREKDDAREVREGMECGMKVRGYNDLKEGDILECYRVEEFARTL comes from the coding sequence TTGTCCGTACGGATCTATCAACTAGCTAAAGAATTCGCAATTGACAGTAAAGAGTGCGTCGAGATTTGCGCCAAAGCAGGCGTAACGGGCAAAGGATCTGCGCTAGCGAGCCTGACTGACGAAGAAGAATCGACGGTCCGGGCTTATTTAGCGGGCGGCGTGGGAAAGAGCAACGGACGCAAGCCGGTGGCCGCCGGTTCGAAGGGCGGGACGGCGACCTTGCCGCCGCCAGCGACGACCGCGCCGGTCAGCCGCGAGGCCTACATTCCGCCGGGTGGCACTTCGGGCAAGCCGCCGGTGCTCCCGTCCAAGCCGGCGCCGGCCGCCAAGACCGAGCGCGTCGACCGGCCTGCGGCTGCCGAGGCGTCCAAGAAGCCACCCGAAGGTCCCAAGGCGCCCGTGATTCGCGTGGCCCCCTTGCCCACCGCGCAGCAACCGCCGCCGCCCGTCAAACCCGCCGAGCCGGCCCCTCAGAAGCCGGTCATCAAGCTACCCGCCGACGTACGCAGTGGCCGCGCTCCTTTGGCCCAGCAGGTCAAGGTTGTGGCCGAGCAGAAGCTCGACACGGCGCCCGCCGGACCCGCCAAGAAGCCGGGCGGTGCTCGACCGGCCGGTCCCGCGGCTCCGCCCAGCGCTCCCGGCTCGCTTCGCCCGCGACGCGGCGCCAAGCCGGCCGCCGCCGAAGGTGGCCTGGCCCAAATGGGCACCCGCGAAGAGCGGCAACGCATCCGTAAACGGACCGCCGGCGATCGGCCGCTACGCGTGGGAGCCGGCGGAGTGGTCGAGGAAGAACGGGCCTTCCGGCGTCCCCGGCCCCGCCATAAACGTCCGGGCATCAGCACCGCCGCGCCGCGCAAGGGACACGTCGTCATTCAGTTGCCCTGCACCGTGCGGGCCTTCTCGGCCGCCATCGGCGTCGGGGTCAACATGGTCCTCGGAAAGCTGCTGCAGTTGGGCATCATGTCCAAGATCACCTCAGAACTCGAAGCCGAGACGGTCGAGCTGTTGGCCGGCGAATTCGGCGCCGAAGTCGAGGTCCGCAAGGCTTACGACATCGAGAGCCAGTTGATCAGCGCCATCCAGGCGGAGCAAGACTCGGCCGAGCAGCTCGAGCCGCGAGCGCCGGTCGTCACCTTTTTGGGACACGTCGACCACGGCAAGACGTCGTTGTTGGACCGCATCATCGGCACCAACGTGGCGGCGGGAGAAAGCGGCGGCATCACCCAGCACATTCGGGCTTATCGTATCGAGCGCGAGGGTCGGCCCATCGCCTTCGTCGATACGCCGGGCCACGAAGCGTTTACGCAGATGCGTGCCCGCGGAGCGAACGTCACCGACATCGCGGTGTTGGTGGTGGCCGCCGACGACGGCGTCATGCCGCAGACCGAAGAGGCCATCAGCCACGCACGCGCGGCCAATGTTCCCATCGTGGTCGCCTTGAACAAAATGGACCTGCCCGGCATCAATATCGACCGCATCATGCAGCAGTTGGCGGTCAACGAGTTGTTGCCGGCCGATTGGGGCGGCACGACCGAAGTGGTCAAGTGCAGCGCGCTGACCGGCCAAGGGGTCGATGACCTGCTGGAAACGCTGCTGACGATTGCCGAGTTGCACGAATACAAGGCGAATCCGCACCGCCATGCCTACGGCACCTGCTTGGAGTCGGAAGTCAGCGAAGAACGCGGCGTGATGGCCAAAATGTTGGTGCAAAACGGCACGCTGCGGACCGGCGACGTGCTGGTTTGCGGCTCGGCCTACGGCCGCGTCAAGGCCATGTACGACACCCTCGACCCGCGCCGGACGCATGAGACGGCGCCGCCCTCCACGCCGGTCAACATAACCGGCCTCGACCAGGCGCCCGGCGCCGGCGAGCACTTTTACGTCATCCACGAGATCAGCGACGCCCGACACATCGCCGAGCAACGCCTGACGCAGTCGCGCCGCCTGGCGCTGTCGAAGCAGACGGCGCACGTCACCCTGGAGACCCTGCACGAGCGGCTGGGCGGCGAAGAGGTGCAGATGCTGAACATCATCCTGCGGGCCGACACGCAAGGATCGATCGAAGCCATCATGAAGGAATTCGGCAAGCTGCAGCATCCGGAGGTGCAGCTCAAGATCCTGCAGAAGATGGTGGGCGGCATCAGCGAGGCCGACGTACACTTGGCCGACGCCTCGGATGCCGTGATCATCGGATTCAACGTCGTGCCCGATGAAGGCGCACGATCGCTGGCCGACGAGTGCGGCGTGCAAATCCGTCGTTACGACATCATTTACCAGGTCACCGACGACATCAAAAAGGCGCTCGAAGGGATGCTCAAGCCCGAAAAGCGCGACGTCGACCTGGGCCGCGCATTGGTGCAACGCACGTTCCTCATCAGCCGCCTGGGAACGATTGCCGGCTGCCGCGTGCTTTCGGGCACGATCGAACGCAACTCGCGGGTCCGCGTGATTCGCGACAGCCGCGTGCTGGGCGATTATCCGCTGGAATCGCTGAAGCGCGAGAAAGACGACGCCCGCGAGGTGCGCGAAGGCATGGAGTGCGGCATGAAGGTGCGGGGTTACAACGACCTGAAGGAAGGCGACATTTTGGAGTGTTACCGGGTCGAGGAATTTGCGCGCACGTTGTAG
- a CDS encoding GNAT family N-acetyltransferase → MQLEVELIQDERRLAAVADEWNALAGTVPFRRSEWLATWWRHFRRAGDELFVPAVYDRERRLVALAPWYLSRDGWHGRVLRFLGSGKVCSEYLSVLADCPVADQVVGRLASWLTHEASGKWDLLDFDGVASSDVVLARLADELSATGCRAFRRQREQIWRLTLPASWDELVGRLSKKRRAKIRAQEREFFESGRAKLQTADDARGISQGLDVLHRLHQARRSSLGEAGCFALPQFEGFLAESALRFQRLGRLRLQWLEVDRRPGAVEFDLLGGDALFYYQTGIEPGLAEISPGWLLQAASLKRAIAEGCRYFDFLRGDEAYKSTWGAQPEPLVQFRIAARRPLARLRHKLWRAALEGKNHWQSTKNWAVATCGKKAC, encoded by the coding sequence ATGCAGCTCGAAGTGGAACTCATTCAAGACGAACGGCGATTGGCCGCCGTCGCCGACGAGTGGAACGCGTTGGCAGGGACGGTTCCCTTTCGCCGCAGCGAGTGGCTGGCCACCTGGTGGCGGCACTTCCGGCGTGCGGGCGACGAACTGTTCGTTCCGGCGGTTTACGATCGCGAGCGAAGGCTCGTGGCACTGGCGCCCTGGTATCTGTCGCGCGACGGCTGGCACGGTCGCGTGCTGCGGTTTCTCGGCTCCGGCAAGGTTTGCTCCGAGTACCTCAGCGTGCTCGCCGACTGCCCGGTTGCGGACCAGGTCGTCGGCCGGCTGGCGTCATGGCTGACGCACGAAGCGTCCGGAAAATGGGATTTACTGGACTTCGATGGCGTTGCCTCCAGCGACGTCGTGCTTGCCCGGCTTGCCGACGAGCTGTCGGCGACGGGGTGCCGGGCCTTTCGGCGCCAGCGCGAGCAAATCTGGCGGCTGACGCTGCCCGCCAGTTGGGACGAGTTGGTGGGCCGGTTATCCAAAAAGCGCCGGGCCAAGATTCGCGCGCAAGAACGCGAGTTCTTCGAGAGCGGGCGGGCGAAACTGCAAACCGCCGACGATGCGCGAGGCATCTCGCAGGGACTCGACGTGCTGCATCGCCTGCATCAGGCACGACGCAGCAGCCTGGGCGAAGCGGGCTGTTTCGCGCTGCCGCAGTTCGAGGGCTTCTTGGCCGAGTCGGCGCTGCGCTTTCAGCGGCTCGGCCGGCTCCGCTTGCAGTGGTTGGAAGTCGACCGCCGGCCGGGGGCCGTCGAGTTCGACCTGCTGGGCGGCGACGCGCTGTTTTACTATCAGACCGGAATCGAGCCGGGCCTGGCCGAGATCAGTCCGGGCTGGTTGCTGCAAGCGGCGTCGTTGAAACGAGCCATCGCCGAGGGCTGCCGGTACTTCGATTTTCTGCGCGGTGACGAGGCTTATAAATCGACCTGGGGCGCCCAACCGGAGCCGCTGGTGCAATTCCGCATTGCGGCCAGGCGGCCGTTGGCCCGGTTGCGGCACAAGCTTTGGCGGGCCGCGCTGG